The following proteins are encoded in a genomic region of Labeo rohita strain BAU-BD-2019 chromosome 5, IGBB_LRoh.1.0, whole genome shotgun sequence:
- the stag2a gene encoding cohesin subunit SA-2a produces the protein MIAAQDLQTDFYQEGYSRLSDTDLEDLEGRNGKPGKGKKGKKTLGEKLKGSEVRGRVNGHHQENDMENLSLFEIVKLGKSATQSVVDDWIESYKVDRDTALLELINFFIHCSGCKGAVSSEMFRHMQNSEIIRKMTEEFDEDSGDYPLAMAGPMWKKFKLSLCEFIAVLVRQCQYSIIYDEYMMDTVISLLTGLSDSQVRAFRHTSTLAAMKLMTALVNVALNLSINLDNTQRQYETERNKSIGKRANERLELLLQKRKELQENQDEIENMMNAIFKGVFIHRYRDVIAEIRVVCIEEIGMWMKMYSEAFLNDSYLKYVGWTMYDKQGEVRLKCLTALQGLYYSRELNARLELFTSRFKDRIVSMTLDKEYEVAVQAIKLLTLVLQSSDEVLTAEDCESVYHLVYSAHRPVAVAAGEFLYKKLFSHHGPEDEGRPRRGRQCLNANLIRTTVLFFLESELHEHGAYLVDSLWDCASELLKDWESMISLLLDEPYPGEEALSDAQETALIEIMLCAVRQTCECHPPIGRGPGKRVLTAKEKKTQLDDRTKITETFAVALPLLLAKYSVDPEKVTNLLQFPQYFDLEIYTTGRLEKHLDALLRQVRDVVEKHTDTDVLEACSMTFHALCNEEFTIYNRVDIVCSQMLDEQIDKFHRLLEDVLQEGEEPDEDDAYQVLSTLKRITAFHNAHDLTKWDLFTSNYKLLNSGLQNGDMPEQIVAHALQCTHYVILWHLAKVSEGSGSKDDMVLLRRQVRALCMMCQRYLNSISTVVKEQAFTILCDALLIFSYQIVASGREALEPLVFSPDASLQSELLNFILDHVFVDQDEDSSTDDEAGKIEALHRRRNLLAAFCKLIIYNVVEMKMGADVFKQYMRYYNDYGDIIKETMSKARQIDKIQCAKTLILSLQQLFNEMLNDLGCNFDRSTSAFCGIKELARRFSLTFGLDQLKTREAIAMLHKDGIEFAFKEPSPQGEGGPPLNLAFLDILSEFSSKLLRQDKKTVHLYLERFMTFQMALQRDDCWLPLISYRNSLQAGADDDTMSVISGMSSRSSARSRRSKPPAASKRKLPEEESSCSSSDVSAWVNREQSGPHTPVMMSSPHIVSTVLRDAKKLRPEQGYMGVYSMSNETQHTPLQQPHQHMDYNSQVAWMMAQKQQQERASLQYGKMRGHIQHTIRRGSGLMEDDEEPIVEDVMMSSEERLDDLNEGMDFDTMDIDLPPSKNRRERSELKPDYFDPASIMDDSVLNVSMF, from the exons ATGATAGCAGCTCAGGACCTTCAAACAGACTTCTACCA GGAAGGATACTCTCGACTCTCAGACACCGATCTTGAAGATCTTGAGGGTCGGAATGGCAAACCTGGGAAAGGGAAG aaggggaaaaaaaccctTGGAGAGAAGTTGAAGGGGTCAGAGGTGAGAGGTCGGGTAAATGGCCACCATCAGGAGAATGACATGGAGAATCTCAGTTTGTTTGAGATTGTCAAATTGGGCAAGAGTGCCACACAG tcAGTGGTTGATGACTGGATTGAGTCCTATAAGGTGGACAGAGACACTGCCCTGCTGGAACTCATCAACTTCTTTATCCACTGCTCTGGCtgtaaag GTGCGGTGAGCTCCGAGATGTTTCGGCATATGCAGAATTCTGAAATCATCAGGAAAATGACGGAAGAGTTTGATGAG gacAGTGGCGATTACCCACTGGCGATGGCAGGCCCAATGTGGAAGAAGTTTAAATTAAGCTTGTGTGAGTTCATTGCGGTCCTGGTCCGACAGTGCCAGTATAGCATCATCTATGATGAGTACATGATGGACACAGTCATCTCTCTTCTCACCGGCCTGTCAGACTCACAGGTCAGAGCGTTCAGACACACAAGCACCCTGGCAG CCATGAAACTGATGACCGCTTTGGTAAATGTTGCTCTGAATTTGAGCATCAATTTGGACAACACGCAGAGACAATACGAGACGGAACGCAACAAGAGCATCGGGAAACGAGCCAATGAACGCCTGGAGCTCCTGCTGCAAAAACGGAAGGAG CTCCAGGAAAACCAGGATGAGATTGAGAACATGATGAATGCCATTTTTAAAGGAGTATTCATCCACAGATACAG GGATGTGATTGCTGAGATTAGGGTGGTCTGCATTGAAGAGATTGGTATGTGGATGAAGATGTACAGTGAGGCTTTTCTTAATGACAGTTATCTGAAGTATGTCGGCTGGACCATGTATGATAAG CAAGGTGAGGTTCGTCTGAAGTGTCTTACAGCTCTTCAGGGTTTGTATTATAGCAGAGAACTCAACGCCAGACTGGAACTCTTCACCAGCCGCTTCAAG GATCGAATTGTGTCCATGACTCTGGATAAGGAATATGAAGTTGCTGTTCAGGCCATTAAGCTCCTGACGCTAGTTCTGCA GAGTAGTGATGAGGTTTTGACAGCTGAAGACTGTGAGAGCGTCTATCACTTGGTTTACTCTGCTCATCGACCGGTTGCTGTGGCAGCAGGGGAGTTTCTCTACAAAAA GTTATTCAGTCATCATGGTCCAGAGGATGAGGGACGGCCCAGGAGAGGCAGACAGTGTTTGAATGCTAACCTCATCAGAACAACTGTCTTGTTCTTTCTGGAGAGCGAG CTCCATGAGCATGGTGCCTACCTGGTGGACAGCTTGTGGGACTGTGCATCAGAGTTGCTGAAGGACTGGGAAAGTATGATCAGCCTGCTGCTGGATGAACCTTACCCTGGAGAGGAGG ctCTCAGTGATGCTCAGGAAACTGCTCTGATTGAGATCATGCTCTGTGCTGTCAGACAGACTTGTGAGTGTCATCCACCCATCGGACGAGGCCCTGGCAAAAGG GTTCTGACagctaaagaaaagaaaacccaGCTGGATGATCGAACAAAGATAACAGAAACATTTGCTGTGGCTCTGCCGCTGTTACTGGCTAAA TATTCAGTGGACCCAGAGAAGGTCACTAATCTGTTGCAGtttcctcagtattttgatCTGGAGATCTATACAACCGGTCGGCTGGAGAAG CATCTGGATGCTTTGCTGCGTCAGGTTCGTGATGTGGTGGAGAAGCACACAGACACAGATGTATTAGAGGCATGTTCCATGACATTCCATGCACTGTGCAATGAGGAATTCACCATCTATAACCGCGTGGATATTGTCTGCAGCCAGATGCTTGATGAACAGATTGATAAGTTTCACCGTTTGCTGGAGGATGTCCTGCAGGAg GGAGAAGAGCCAGATGAAGATGATGCCTATCAGGTTTTGTCAACACTTAAAAGAATCACAGCGTTCCACAA TGCCCATGACCTCACTAAATGGGACCTTTTCACCAGCAactacaaacttttgaactctgGCCTGCAAAACGGGGATATGCCTGAGCAG ATCGTGGCTCATGCACTCCAGTGCACTCACTATGTCATACTCTGGCACTTGGCTAAGGTCTCAGAGGGCAGTGGCAGTAAG GATGATATGGTGCTCTTGCGGAGGCAGGTGAGAGCCTTATGTATGATGTGTCAAAGGTACCTGAATAGTATCAGCACTGTTGTCAAAGAACAG GCCTTTACCATTCTCTGCGATGCACTATTGATATTCAGTTATCAGATTGTGGCATCGGGGCGGGAAGCTTTAGAGCCTTTGGTGTTTAGTCCAGATGCATCCTTACAGAGCGAGCTACTCAACTTCATCCTTGATCACGTGTTTGTTGACCAGGACGAGGACAGCAGCACAG ATGATGAGGCTGGTAAGATTGAAGCGCTCCACAGACGCAGAAATTTACTGGCTGCCTTTTGCAAATTGATCATTTACAACGTGGTAGAGATGAAGATGGGAGCAGATGTCTTCAAACAATATATGAGA TACTATAATGATTATGGTGATATCATCAAGGAGACCATGAGTAAAGCACGTCAGATCGATAAGATTCAGTGTGCCAAGACTCTGATCCTCAGCTTGCAACAG CTGTTTAATGAGATGCTGAATGATCTGGGCTGTAACTTTGATCGGTCCACATCCGCATTCTGTGGGATCAAAGAACTGGCCCGACGCTTCTCGCTCACGTTTGGACTCGATCAGCTCAAAACCAGAGAGGCCATTGCAATGCTCCACAA GGATGGAATAGAATTTGCCTTTAAAGAACCCAGTCCACAAGGGGAGGGTGGCCCTCCTCTCAACCTCGCGTTCCTCGACATCCTCAGTGAGTTTTCCTCCAAACTACTGCGGCAGGACAAGAAGACTGT GCACCTGTATCTAGAGCGGTTTATGACCTTTCAGATGGCCCTGCAGAGGGATGACTGCTGGTTACCGCTCATCTCCTACCGGAACTCTCTGCAGGCGGGCGCTGATGATGACACTATGTCCGTCATCAGTGGTATGAGCAGTAGGAGCTCTGCCCGCAGTCGCAGGAGTAAACCACCAGCCGCCAGCAAGAGAAAACTGCCCGAGG aGGAGAGTAGCTGTAGCAGCAGTGATGTGAGCGCGTGGGTGAATCGTGAGCAGAGTGGCCCGCACACTCCTGTAATGATGTCATCACCCCACATCGTCTCTACTGTCCTGCGGGATGCAAAGAAACTCCGCCCAGAGCAGGGGTACATGGGAGTTTACAGCATGAGCAACGAAACGCAACACACACCCCTGCAGCAGCCGCACCAACACATGGACTACaa ttctCAGGTCGCGTGGATGATGGCCCAAAAACAGCAGCAGGAAAGAGCAAGCTTGCAGTACGGAAAGATGAGAGGCCACATTCAGCACACCAT tcgTCGTGGCAGCGGGCTGATGGAGGATGATGAGGAACCGATTGTAGAGGATGTGATGATGTCGTCAGAGGAACGACTGGACGACCTTAACGAGGGCATGGACTTTGATACCATGGACATTGATCTG CCTCCATCCAAAAACCGCAGGGAAAGATCAGAGCTGAAACCAGACTACTTTGACCCTGCCTCCATCATGGACGACTCG GTCCTTAATGTCTCCATGTTCTGA